ATAAGGGTAACATCCACTTAATTGTTAGACGGGTAACAGTTAATCCTCTCTCGACTGTGATTGCTTCTTGACACTGCCCGCAATAGCTATTCGAAGGAGCTACATGAACCCCCCAATAATTTATGGGTTTTATATGCGTCATCCCTGCCCTAAGCAtgcattttagatcattattttatagatgagcccaaaaatgaagtagatctaaatcttaagtggactacatcataggAAATGAGGTAATTCAACGTCCACCATTATACTAAGGCCAATTTTGTAATGTgtatttgccatgcaacctcttaacaaacctggatgaagagaaaacataaatatgagcttaatccaaaacttttctacccttaagaagtttttaacaatggacAATCACTCAACATGGTTTCTTGTAATGCGGTCCACTTCAAATTTGAAtatatttttattcattttgTCGTAGTAGTTACTTGTATTATGAATTTGTAATAAGTCTCATGGAAAGATCGaccatatattatattaatgtaATGATTATGAATAGAACTTTGAATAGTTGTTTAAGGAAACgagatttaatttttcaatcatTTGTACCTCGATTGTCATGAAAATATGAATTTATATAACTACAAAGAATATATCGAGTATTTATATTATAACATACTCAAATCAATATAAATTAATACTCTGAAATTCAACTTTTCATATTCCCCATGAGAGTCGAAATCTCAGTGTTATAGAATGatattcatgccttaaaattagatgaaaaaatggatggataatgcaaataaaacacatacattatcatCTACTAGCGATTGTCATTATGCAATTTACATACCATAAgcacatggattatacacatggcCTAGATATACTTCTTTTGTAATAACCATAACATGGACCTACTGCAGTTGGGTCATGACTAAAATGAGCAGATGATCCTTGGTTCACCAactcatggttgaaatgaagaatgTCCCTTTACATAAACAAGCAGAGAACTACcctaaatgtatatatttttgcgttcgagtccttacctcagtggtagactttgaggagtttcaacacaaggtcttgggttcgatacccatgggtggtgaaaacccactacgGCGTGCATGGgtgtaaggaaaaaaaaacaaacaaacagagAAGCTTGAAAAAAATTACTACCCACTTGACATTTACATTCCAACAccttttaattaaaaatgttttCAATACACTAATCTATTTATTTATTGTCCCATCTTTCCACATGATAATgaaaacagtaggccccaccataaagatCACCTGCAACAAAAAgttccgttcatcatgtgggccatactattGGAATCAATGATAACATATGGTCCCATTCAACGTATAAAAGTGGCTCAGTCAGTAGATCAGCCAGCTTTTCAAGAAGAGTGacttcatgatgggtcccacattttCAAGATactgatgtcctacacaagtagCATGTCAGCCAGAAGGACGGTACCGTACCAGAACTGTGGTACAATTGCCTGTGGTCCAGTACacaaattgaaagaaaaaatattcaaaatcCGAGGGTTATCTTACTGCAGATGTGGCCGTTGAAGTTGAACCCTCCATTTTGATAGTTAGGATTGATGTATATtccattggatggtttggatcgatgTACACATGACAGGTCATTCTCTTATTTTCACAATAAAACAACAAGAGAAACACTTTCATGCTCGAACAGAGTGAGATGGTTGATATACGGGCATTAAGAAATAGTACACGTGGCACATGTTTTTTGCCTCCAATATAGGTGTATCAAACATTCAAACTCTATGTTCGCATCTTGTCTTTTTAATTAGCTTTGTTTCAAGCATATTACAATATACAATATACGGGTTCATGATCATTAGTATTTACATTTTTATCCTTGATTTTAGACCTTTGCAGATCATATGCATTAcctttctctttcatctcatctGTTTTCAAAAGAGTTTTGCTTCTCTCATTGGCTATTTGGAGAgaattttgtttatttcttttaaattattattttttaaattctgtCGATACCATTTATCTAAATAAAATATAAAGTTTTATTTTGTCTTAATATGACATTTATTATTATATACTTGTGGCACTTTGAATTATGTTGTTACTTGAATTTTGTCTGTACTTTTTTAAGTGTTGGAGATGTGATTCTACTATAAGCTGAATATTGCTACAGgagtttgttttcttttatttcagAATAAATATATTCATTCCCTTCAAATTCAATCAGTCCTTACATACCACAATGAGTTTGTTTGTTCTTTTAGTGGATTTAAGATACCACAGCTTTCCACAATAGTCTCTTGTGTTAAAAGATATCAGATAGATATTTCATGCATCATCACCATCTTTGTGATAGTTATCATTATTGCATTTTTGCTCTTAAACCTTACAAGCAGCCCTTGGGgagggacagagagagagagagagagaagaaaaatatcttcttctttctttttcttttttctttttttttaataataacccttgaatccataagaatttataataataataataataataaacctctaaaacaaaaataaaattgatagcATTGCATAAAGTGCTCTCTACAATGTTCTTAATATCTTTATATAAGTAAAAAAGGCCCTAGACTCTCTTGACTAAAGAAAAGCAACTTTTTAAGGCTAAAACAAAGACCAGCATAGCAATGCTAGCATGGTCATGGCCCACTCGATCGTCAGTCCCTTGATGACATGCCAGGCTGTCGATCATTTGGACCCTTAATTGGGTGGGCCATGACCAAATCACAAGGGACCAACGATCACACAAGAGTTGGGATAAATTCTCTTTTTAAGATGCAGATAATGTTCCTACAGTTTACACCCGTTTTTAGCATATTTACTTATGCCAATGAGATGCCGGCATATGTTGGTATTACGTGTCATATGATGGGTGAAATCCTGCTCGCGTACCAAGAATGTTATTCACATCGGCCCTATGCGGTCAAATTAAACAGTCCAAGAGGTTACTCGTGGCAGAAGCCATATTTGGTGTAAATCAACTTCAAAAGGGATTAGAGATATGCAGAGGAGAGAGCATTAAATACTAAAGTTATATCAAAAGTATTGTTACAACTCAAAATTTGAATATTGAGTGCACATCCAGAACTGAGTTACGTGTTGCAACTAGTACACCATGTGAGGTCATATTGGTTCAcacataataaataaaaaatcatcttcCATCCTTTCCAAACACCCACACGAGGTCATTATTCCAATGTAACTATCAATCATCAATTCGATAGGTGGTAAATTCATGTTCATCACGATCCATTCCACAAATATGATAATTTAATATAAACTAATCTAAAATGAACAAATATAATTCCTACGAAATGAAATAAAGATATCAGTAATGAATCCAATGCATTGAGTTCCTCTTCAATCAAATAAGGCCACGAGTCTCGTGGATCGTTCACTAGCTCGACTACATATTTCTATCCTTGTGCCAACGGTTCAATTCAATTATATGTGTACAATTTTTCACTAATAAAACGTAAACTAGCCAAGCCTAGTAAAAATTCCCAGCATGGTTCGTTtgcattaaaattaaaatagccCAATAAGCATAAGGTGCACAGAATAACCATCAAAGTCGTGTAAATGCATAAATGCATCAAGTAGAATATTCATCCACTTGAGTTGGAATACCGTTAACCCACATCCATTGCTTGGTCAAGCTTCCACCAGTTTGGTAGGCATGGACATGGCATATTCCAAACCACCGGAGATGCACCTCCATATGACCCATGGGGCATTTAAAATGGTTGGCAGCACATCCAACATATATGGTACATGTGCATATTGACACATGTGGATCATGTCAGGGGTTGACAGATTGATGGTAgtaatgtggcacatgtgggatgcttggACAAGATCACATGCACATGTGGCACAAATGAAGTATGTACAGGAGACCTTTTTACAAAGATATGCTATCCGGGCTACCTATCAAATTTTAAGTTTGGAATGTCTTTATCTATTGCAATTCATGTGTACAAATGATTTTAACAAACTTTGAACAAGTTGTCTACTTCAAATAGTTTTGTGCCAGACACAACTTTGCTTGCATCAAAACGGCCCTATAGTGTCACTGTTAATCGCTTTAAAatctgagtgtgtgtgtgtgtgtgtgtgtgtgtgtgtgagagagagagagagagagagagagagagagagagattataggCAAGTATGAAGAAAAATCTGTCAAAAGGTGAGTCATTAGACTATGATATCTTTCAGAGGAACAAAACTCATGGGGGTGTTGCTATTGCTGTTGCTACTGATGTTGCTATTGCTATTGCTATTGTTTCCACCAGTGCTGCtgatggtgctgctgctgctgttgtaaACCGTCAATGTAGCTGGCTCAAGTGTCCCTTCTCTGTAAACGTAGAGCCCTTCTTCATCATTCATCCGGCGGAATTTCTTATCGAAGGGTCGGTCGAGCCGATTTAGAGGCATGCCCCTGAAAATATATACAAAGATTGAGGTGAAAATGAATTACAGTCCACATAATGGTAATTCCAAATGCTCATCTTCAAGCTCAAAACACAAATGCCCCCCACATGTGCTGACATGGCACATGCCTTCAGTAGATAATGCATTTACCATGCGGTCAGACGTGGACAAATAAATGGATAGTTAGAAAAATGATAACCAATAGAATACACCCAACAAGGTATGCATTGCCCACCTAATGAATTGTTAAAATATGACACGTGCCTATTGGACCATGTGATGAACGTTCCATATCCCATACGTGACCACAATGACACCATGTGGTGTGCTCCTGGTTATCATTTGTCCAACTGTATAGCAACCACATGTATCATGGTTTTAAAACTCGGATCAGACTCAATATGACTcgtccgactcgactcggatcaccCCTGAGTGGGGCGAGTGGCAACTTGACTCGGACTAGTCGATCTAAGTCGCTGAGTCTAAAAACCGTGTGTCATGTATGGAAATAGAGAATTTTGCCCGGGTTTTAAATTCAGACTAGTGTGCCACGTAGTTTTGataatctaagccattcatctgtTGACTCCCCACTGCTTTCGAAGGATCGGGGCCCAGTCAAAGCTCGTCCGAGTGTAGAGCCCATGAGCTACAGACCatagcccaagcccagcccagcccagagACGAAGAACAGGCTCTATTCAGGCCCGATGCGCCATTGAAAAATACGGCCCACCTACGTTGGGGCAAGGGTCTTTCGACGGTTGCAGCTCCACGTCCTCCCCGGTTAGTTACAGCACCGGCTTTAACACATGGGCCTCAGTCGGATCAGAGAATGATGgaaatcgggtgggccacaacaggtAGCATTTTAGTAATTTTGACGTTAGAGCAGGTGAACCGTTCGAAGCAAAATAGGCGACTTATAAGGCGGAGAATAGACAAAAGATACACACCGCAATGTTATTTATTTTAGTGTAAGTACCCCGCATCATCAGGCGATGTACATTACATTCCTGTGCGTCGGACCATCAAAGTCAAGGGATTTTGACAGAATGCAGCCCCCCTACATCACATCTACCACGTAGGGCCTCGTTCCCACCATCGGACTATCTGGGCCATTCAACTGGGTAGCAACGGTCTATATGTCATCGAGTAAGATACAGACGTAGGTGAATCTTGACTGCTTTACTCttttcctagccatccatttttctcgTACAAGTGTGGTCTGCCTTAACAGCGGACTACTATCACTCTTGATCCAGGGCATGTCGATATTGTGCTCTACCagatgaatggtcctgatctcTCATACGTGTTACTATCATCCAAGCTGTGATGCGAGCCGCGTATTCCGTCAAAACCCGAATTTCAAACCTCCGCGTTATTCTGTCAAACCCTTTATTTTTGGACGCGGATTACGTCCTGGCAggggttctgtgggcccaccgtgtgaGGTACGTGTTTTACCTACGCCGTCCATGACCATTTTAggcgtgagcccaaaaagtaggcagatccaaggcttgaGTGAACCAAGCCACAGGAAGAACCTTCCTAGGGCACACattcatgtttatttgccatccaatctattcataaggttacctagacccataccataaaatgatcagaaccgtccaaaaTTTCTATGGTTCCTTTAtaatgataggcgttcaatccctagtgtggtccattcgagccttggatctgcctcatttctagacttattttctaaaatgacctagaaaaatcgatcaacggcgtagataaaacaaacacatcacggtgggccccacagacgcaATCTGCgtgttttttatattttcaacttTTCGTGATACAATAGAAGTTTCTACGCGGTCCGGGATCTAGAGTACGTCGCGTACGACACGCTCAGCAGGCCcctgatcggaaccgtccatgttgttGACTAAGACACCAGAAGATGAATTTTTAGAaccatgaaaagaaaagaaattcaaTTTGTTAGCATGTAGCACTAAGTCCAAAGGTTAGAATCACCACTGGAAGCATGACTATGGGCAACAGCTCATTCACGGTAGTTACgataaaatggacggttcaaatcatcggaAGCATCAAAACATGTGGGCCTACTTGGCTGGCGACAGACCCTGGATTCTGAGCCGCGACGGAGGCAAAACGAACTAACCTTTTACCCTTCTACTGTTGCCAAAAGTAGAAAGAATGGATTTATATCAGATTACAACAGTATTGCGACGCGTGTTAGATTAGCTAAGCTTGAATGCTGACGAACTTGCTGGAAGCCACACGTGTACGAGATCTGATCCGCAAATCAGGGAGATCTTGAAGCAATGAATTCGGGCCGTTGGTTAGCTTTCAAGGACTCCAGCGGCTAGATTTGTCCTAAAGGGTCATACTTTTGTAACAAGTCACACCTTgggtgttgcccacctgatgtTCGGCTCGGATATCATGTACACGTGTTCCATCCAGCAGTGTAAGCTTATACACGCGAATAGCATTTCTCCGAAGATATACATGCCTAAACAAATTTTCAGTAAGAAAAATGGCATTTAAGTAATTTCCCTAAGAGTCGATGGGCTTTTTCAGCCGCTATCACCGCGAAAGAGGAAGGAAAATGGCCCCGCAAAACAGGAGCCGTTACCTAATATCGTTCGAAACTTATCCGCCGTTtccataaataatttaaaaatcagGGGTAGTTTCTTCACCCTCGCAAAACGATCAAAATTCAAAACCCAAaagaaaaagataggaaaaattcaAGATGCTATGGCCTTTTTAGTAATTTATGCGAAAAAGGGGGCAAATAGTCTCAATCCATGACCGAAATAAAAGCCCGCAAAGACCAAAAGTGGGCCCTTCCATGCTCCTCTCCAAAACTGGCAATTcggtaaattttcaaaaaatcagtGGTATTTCTGTAGCGAAACCGTTTCTACAACGACGAAAAAAGAAAAGGTAGTACCCAAACTAGTTTCGGAACTCTGCCACCGTCGTAGACTCGTAGTTTACGGAAGAATCAGGGGCATCGATCACGGAAAGTCAGCACTAATCGATAGAGTTGCATTTTCGTAATTAGTCAAAAATCGTGGGTGTTTTCCAAACAGAACGAATCCCCAAACAGTTCCCCTGAAGCGGCAAAACCGATTTAGCCTGCTCTCGTTTCGAAAAGAAGAATGGCATTTCCGTAGTAATATGGAAAAGCAGGGGTTTTATTCCGCTTAATAACCAAAactgagaaagagggagagacaGAGACCTGACGTGGAAATGATCGGCAATATCTCGTTTCCCGAGGAAGAAAGCGACGGCATCGAAGAAGGCCCTGTACGTGTAGATATGGAGGCCGTCGATCCTGGGAAAAGGGAGGCGAGGTCTAGGGAGAGGCTCGGAAGGCGTCAGATTCCGGCAGCATCCACCAGCAGAGAAGACGTACTCCCGCCAAGCGCCGGTTGGCGGGAGGGCTACGAAACCGAGCGTGGCCATGATCGGCTCCAGCTCTTCGTGGGTCATGATCGGCTTGAACGTCCTCGTGTGCCACAGAGCCAGCTTCCGTAAGAACTCCTCCATCAGACagacagagatagagagaggggttTTAGGGTTTTGTTTTTCCTTATTTGGTAGAAAGAAAGGAGAGTAGGGGTGGGGATTAAaaaaggaggagctgaaaatagagagagagagagagagaggtggggaaGTTATGGAAATGACGTTCGGTTTGTGGGAAACTACGGCAATACCCATGTGCTTTCCCCCTttttattttcctcttttcttctgGGGTTTTGAAACGGGGAGTTATTTGGTGCTTTGGCGGAGCATGGCGGTTCGTTCGTACGCACGCCCTAAAATTTTATGTACTTCAAGCGTGTGATGAATCTTGAACCATTCAAATCATTTAGGCACCGTAGATTGATATAAATACAAATTATCAGAttgattatattattttaattatgtacAATGGACATTAGTTTATTGAAAATGGACCAAAGACTTCCTTTTTTATCAGCAGtaggttagattcaattaatctTATGTTTTGGGCACATTTCAGATATATTTTGGATTTCTGTGACACATCTATATTGGGAACTGCTAGTTGGACGGTTCGATTAGAGTTATCTTCGTGCATGTTTCTTGTTTGTTATTGCATGCGTATGAACAATCACGTTCAACTAGAGTAACAATTTTTTGTCTTTGAAATCGAAATGGGACGGTGATATCACGAgagttgagagagggagagagaagttatcaacgtttttctatttttattttggcGTGTGGTTTGGTGCGAGTTCGGTACTATTTGCAACATTGGAGCCGCTGGCAAGTCCAacgccgtacacgtggcatgtgtgTATCAACCAACACCATCGGCTCTTTTGTGATGGAGAATATCTAAAATATCACTATTttctgatgatcttaaccattcggTTTTGCCATTTGAGTTGGCCATGTTAAtcatctcttctagaccatctgtTTGATGATAGCAATCAGTTGGACGGTTAAGACTTTTCTATTGATGAGATTTTGGGCCATCACTATCAATAAAAGGTCCGacaatttgaacggtctggattgactcAGTTAATGTCAATCGCTAATTGCACCAGCGAGTGCACTCACGTTAGTCGTGTAAATGCGTTGCATGTGTTAAAGATCGGACCCGCTCGTCAGAAGATCCACACTTAGCAGATTCCACGCATACAAAATAAGACAAAtacgatcatcaggtgggccacacatacatatatGATTTGAACCATTCTTAGATTTTACTTAACCGTTCAATGGTTCTGCACATTTTGGGATTGCCAGAAGAGCGGCCCCGATCTTTCCCACCTGTGGCTTGTTTGCAGGTATAAGGCAAGTGTACTTTTACGGGACgccgattagatactgacaggttgagtagcgagtgggctactgaagtgacgtcactacgtTCTTTGGGCTCCACTATaatgtatctgttgtatccacaccgtccatccatttcaagatatcattttatgttataaaccaaagaatgaggcagataaaagtctgtagtggaccccaccacagaaaacagtggggagagtgattcccaccgttgaaactatctgaaggcccaccataatgtttatttgaaatccaacctgttcaaaagttagaaaagacatgaaataatggaaaacacaaatactagcttgatctaaaacttttgcggcctttagaagtttttaatggtgggcgtcactgtccccatctttttttgtggtggggtccactggagctttggatttaactaattctttggatattgccataaaatgatctctccaaatggatggaaggtgtggatacaaaacatacatcatggtgtgacccacggaacttggtgacgtcacgcCCACTTTCACGGTACGCCCGAGAAAGTGCAAGTAGCATAACTCGTCATCACTAACGTCGTAGAAGCCGTTCAAATTATTTATACCACCATGGGTCAATCAGATCCGGAAATGCACAGCATCATAGGGCCATAACCTCTCGATCAGTAGCCGCAAAGTGGACGGTTAGAAAGAACATAGCTGACGTGTCCAAATTCGGTAGCCGATATCAGATGGTAAACCATGTGTAGATTTTGACAGTATGGTTGTATATTTGGACCGTCTGGATCGAAAGCACGTGCATCCCAATGCATTGTGAAGGATGACGACCATTTAGGAAAGCGTGTTTCCATAATTCTTTGGGGTTGATGCGGATTGCgacctacccccgcccggaccgtAATCCGTCCGGACAgggatctgtgggcccaccgtgatttaagtgttttctccacgccgttcattattttttcagatcattttaaagtacacACGTAAAGATGAAGCGGTatacacagctccagtggaccacaccaaaggaaggtgcagtgataatgacactcaccgttgaaacccttttaagggccaccgtgatgtttgtttatcatccaacctattcataaggtcatgtaggcatgggtgaagtgaaaaaacaaatatcagtttgatccgaaacttctcccgcactcaagaagttttaatggtgggcgttcaatccccactttctggtccacttaagccctgtacttacttcattttttgattcatgcttcaaattatctgataaaaacgatgaacggtgtagataaaacacttacatcactgtgggctccacggaTCCCTGCGGGGACGGATTACGGTCCGggcggaggtaggacgcaatccgcgtcccgtttATCTGAAGTGCGGATGAGTTGGGTGTTGCCAACCCCAACACCGCAGGTAGTGTGTTGATGAGTTGAGTATTGTGGGCCCAACGTAATGcttttgttttatatccacgccgttcatccgttttttcagatcattgtagGGTGGTCGgaaagaaatgaagcagatcagaagctcatttggaccacatcacaggaaacagttgggaaaagacatccactgttaaaacttttctagggcccaccgttatgtttatttattATCGAACCTGTTGATACTATCGatcggacctggatgaagggaaaacacaaatatcagccggaCCCAGAAGCTTTCCTGGCccgagaagcttttaatggtaggtgttcaatcgacatggatataaaacacatgcatcacgttgggccccacagcgccGAGCACATCGACACACCACCGAAGGGATAGTGTAGGAAACACTACCTTATCCGCGTCCGTAGGTGTAATGGTTTCCAACCGTGTTACGTGATTAGATTGGACTACTTTTCGGTGGTCATCCGCTGTAAACGCGGATTGCCAGCCACCGGACGCGGTTAGAatgaggtgaggcccaccgttatgtccgtgagaaatctaactgtccatcttttttgcccgctcattttagaatatgaacccaaaaatcagatagatTCAAAAATTAAGTAAGCCACACGATAGAAAAGAGTGGAAATCaaatccccaccattgaaacgttcgcagggccacataaattttaaaTGGCtcataaacattacgatggatcCCGGGAAAGTTCCAACCGTATGCATTTCCCTTCCCacttaggaagcggattgcgtactgactaactcagcaCCCTTAGCCACTTAGCGTACTATGCAAACTTTGTGGGATCCactgtaatttatttattttatccactcctttaattcatgttaacagataattttagggcttgatctcaaaaacaaagcaaattaaaatcttaagtgaaccacactacaagaaatagtttgattgaacctctaccattgaaaattttttggaggccaaagaagttttggatcaagctgatgtttgtggtttctcttcatccatgtttttgtcatcttataaacaggttagatgacaaataaaaattactttgaacgctaggaaggtttcaacggcagaaatcattattccacactgtttcgtgtgtaatggtccacttgagctaaaaattgatggacggtgtggataaactatataaattcacagtgggcctaacTAAGTTTACTTGGTACTATAAAAGCGTAaggagtaactcagtatgcaatccgatttctccCACCTATGCCcgttttggatatgccttattttcaAGCTCtctccttaaaatgagctggcaaaattaaTGGAcacgtttcaacacttgaggtcttggtatcaatccctagttgGGATGGCTAACTTGTGGTGTGTGTGTTGACAAGGGTGTCTACTAACAAGCAAACCCCCAGAaaactaaggaaaaaaaaaaaaaaaagtctacttTTGAAGCTTTCACGATCATTTTGGATCTAACATAGTGCACGGCTAGGATGGAACGTACGCCAGACAAGTGAATTAATAAGCATATTCTGCACAACCATTATCTATCCGTCCAGACGGTTGTCCTTTGATCTCAGACCATCCCAAGCATCTTGATACAACAACCGTAAATAGACGGCTAAGAAGTAAAATGCAACAGCGGTCCATGTTCAATTGAAAGAGGATGGCAATATCCTTTCTAGGATCTTCAAGATCTTCGATCTCGAACCTTTTGGTGGTATGGTTCACAAATGGCTGTGGCCAGTTTTTTGGAATCTCCAGATCATCAGGCATCGCACGctgacagagtatcaaattaCTTCCCATTTTATATCGAAATCACTTGCGTGACTTTCGCATCTGACATGGGGCGTTACTTTCCTTAACGTGGACGGAATGGCTTGATATGTATgagatctaccccgtccatcaggtgacccACCCTACGTTTAATCTCGGACCCACAAAACAGACTCATTCAAAAATCGTATATTCTCCAACAAGGGAAACAGTTGAGACTGTAAGTCCCACCAAGAAAAATGTTTAAATTTCTTGTGGGGTCTACCATc
This region of Magnolia sinica isolate HGM2019 chromosome 1, MsV1, whole genome shotgun sequence genomic DNA includes:
- the LOC131219332 gene encoding uncharacterized protein LOC131219332, yielding MEEFLRKLALWHTRTFKPIMTHEELEPIMATLGFVALPPTGAWREYVFSAGGCCRNLTPSEPLPRPRLPFPRIDGLHIYTYRAFFDAVAFFLGKRDIADHFHVRGMPLNRLDRPFDKKFRRMNDEEGLYVYREGTLEPATLTVYNSSSSTISSTGGNNSNSNSNISSNSNSNTPMSFVPLKDIIV